The Christiangramia flava JLT2011 genome has a segment encoding these proteins:
- a CDS encoding Fur family transcriptional regulator: MEDISSILKKHDIRPTAMRLLIYQFLKDKDVALALNDIEIAFDNSERTTLYRTIKTFEKNGIVHQIDDGTGVMKYALDEENAGKAALHLHFHCNRCNETVCLTDHKIPHINLPSGYRAEDMNLVLKGLCDKCT, from the coding sequence ATGGAAGATATCAGCAGCATTCTTAAAAAGCACGACATCCGCCCAACCGCAATGCGTTTGCTGATCTATCAGTTTCTTAAGGATAAAGATGTCGCACTGGCCTTGAACGATATCGAAATCGCTTTTGATAATTCTGAAAGAACCACTCTTTATCGTACCATCAAAACCTTTGAAAAAAACGGTATCGTGCATCAGATCGATGATGGTACTGGGGTCATGAAATATGCACTGGATGAAGAAAATGCCGGGAAAGCCGCCCTCCACTTACATTTTCATTGTAATCGCTGCAACGAGACTGTTTGCTTGACCGATCATAAAATTCCTCATATCAATCTTCCCTCCGGTTACCGGGCAGAAGATATGAACCTGGTGCTCAAAGGCCTTTGCGATAAATGCACTTAG